One stretch of Flavobacterium sp. 9 DNA includes these proteins:
- a CDS encoding acyltransferase family protein gives MTRERLISLDVFRGLTILLMTIVNNPGDWGHVYAPLLHSEWHGCTPTDLVFPFFIFIMGVAVPLAMPTKTWNDTTFNKILVRSLRMFCLGIFFNYFAKIQLFGLDGIPLLIGRLIITVAVGYALMGNFSSKVKNILVFSILFIYLFLAYSGIEAYESVRLPGVLQRIGIVYFVVSLLYLKTSKKTQIITGIVLLLSYWAIMTLIPVPGIGEANLEKGTNLASWLDSVLLKGHMYRETITWDPEGILSTLPSIVNGIIGLLIGQILQLEITKKQKATKIAIAGIELIIAGLIWSIVFPINKSLWTSSYVLYTTGLAATVLSILYYIIDIADYKKGFKLFLIWGVNPMIVFFFSQIIPQALVMVQLKNPENPETQINLLNYLYHFGIAPFFSNPMMASLAGALVYVGIWSFILWIFYKNKLIFKV, from the coding sequence ATGACCAGAGAGCGCTTGATATCCTTGGATGTCTTTAGAGGATTAACAATTTTATTAATGACTATTGTAAACAATCCCGGAGATTGGGGACACGTTTACGCACCTTTATTACATTCAGAATGGCATGGCTGCACGCCAACCGATTTAGTTTTTCCATTTTTTATCTTTATTATGGGAGTTGCAGTTCCTCTCGCAATGCCAACTAAAACTTGGAACGACACAACTTTCAACAAAATTCTTGTTCGTTCTCTTCGAATGTTCTGCCTTGGAATTTTCTTTAATTATTTTGCGAAAATTCAGCTTTTTGGACTCGACGGAATTCCACTTCTTATTGGTCGTCTGATTATTACCGTTGCTGTTGGTTATGCCTTAATGGGTAATTTCAGTTCTAAAGTCAAAAATATATTGGTCTTTTCGATTCTGTTTATTTACCTCTTTTTAGCTTATAGCGGTATTGAAGCCTATGAAAGCGTTCGTTTACCAGGCGTTTTACAACGAATTGGAATTGTTTACTTTGTAGTTTCTCTACTGTATTTAAAAACAAGTAAAAAGACACAAATCATCACCGGAATAGTTCTATTATTGAGTTATTGGGCAATAATGACTTTAATTCCAGTTCCGGGAATTGGCGAAGCAAATTTAGAAAAAGGAACAAATCTAGCTTCTTGGTTAGACAGCGTTTTACTTAAAGGACATATGTATCGCGAAACCATAACCTGGGATCCCGAAGGAATTTTAAGTACACTTCCTTCAATTGTAAACGGAATTATTGGTTTATTAATTGGACAAATATTACAACTTGAAATAACCAAAAAACAAAAAGCTACAAAAATTGCTATTGCCGGCATAGAACTTATCATTGCAGGATTAATTTGGAGTATTGTTTTCCCAATAAATAAATCATTGTGGACAAGCAGTTATGTTTTATACACAACGGGATTAGCAGCTACAGTTTTATCTATACTATATTATATAATTGACATTGCAGATTATAAAAAAGGATTCAAATTATTTTTAATCTGGGGAGTAAATCCAATGATTGTATTTTTCTTCTCACAGATTATTCCGCAAGCCTTAGTAATGGTTCAACTTAAAAATCCCGAAAATCCCGAAACTCAAATCAATCTTTTAAATTATTTATATCATTTCGGAATTGCGCCATTTTTTAGCAATCCAATGATGGCTTCATTAGCCGGAGCTTTAGTTTATGTAGGAATCTGGTCTTTTATTTTATGGATTTTCTATAAAAACAAACTGATTTTCAAAGTCTAA
- the bshC gene encoding bacillithiol biosynthesis cysteine-adding enzyme BshC, whose protein sequence is MPTDCISYQTSGYFSKLIQDYLDQKSELKPLYNHFPTLENFEKQITEKQANFDNANRIPLVETLKKQYRNIEVSDATKQNIELLALPNTFTITTGHQLNLFSGPLYFLYKIISTINLTKELKLKYPTNNFVPIYWMATEDHDFEEINYFNFKGKKFRWNKESTGPVGRLSTEGLEEFFEIYSKDLGSSTNANVLKKIFEEAYLKHENLADATRFLANSLFANYGLVILDADDANLKRPFIPYIKEELEQQTSFKTVQETISKFQDYTVQVNPREINLFYIEDDLRERIIFEKDKYFVNNTKISFSKEEILQLLENNPEKFSPNVIMRPLYQEIILPNLCYIGGGGEIAYWLELKSFFDAVKITFPMLLVRNSVLLNTEKQAKKADKLGLSWADLFTKPADLINTVTRKLSAFLIDLTPQKETLEKQFEYLYELAQQTDKSFTGAVKAQEVKQKKGLENLEKRLLKAQKRKLDNELQRVADLQFELFPNQSLQERQANFSEFYLEKGEQLIPLLIQKLKPLETNFNIITI, encoded by the coding sequence ATGCCTACCGACTGTATCAGCTATCAAACTTCAGGATATTTCTCTAAGTTAATACAAGATTATTTAGATCAAAAATCAGAATTAAAACCGCTATACAATCATTTTCCAACTTTGGAAAACTTCGAAAAACAGATCACTGAAAAACAAGCTAATTTTGATAATGCAAACCGAATTCCTTTGGTTGAAACATTAAAAAAACAATATCGAAATATTGAAGTTTCAGATGCAACAAAACAAAACATTGAGCTTTTAGCACTTCCAAATACGTTTACAATTACAACCGGACATCAATTAAATTTATTTAGTGGTCCATTGTATTTCTTGTATAAAATCATTTCGACAATTAATCTTACCAAAGAATTAAAACTAAAATATCCGACGAATAATTTTGTTCCTATTTATTGGATGGCAACAGAAGATCACGATTTTGAAGAGATTAATTATTTTAATTTTAAAGGAAAAAAATTCCGTTGGAATAAAGAAAGTACCGGACCAGTAGGAAGACTTTCTACAGAAGGTTTAGAAGAATTTTTCGAAATATATTCAAAAGATTTAGGTTCAAGCACAAATGCTAATGTCCTGAAAAAAATATTTGAAGAAGCTTATTTAAAGCATGAGAATCTTGCTGATGCAACTCGTTTTTTAGCCAATAGTTTATTTGCAAATTACGGTTTAGTAATTCTGGATGCTGATGATGCCAATTTGAAACGTCCTTTTATCCCTTATATCAAAGAGGAATTAGAGCAACAAACTTCCTTTAAAACTGTTCAGGAAACGATCTCAAAATTTCAAGATTATACTGTTCAGGTAAATCCACGCGAAATCAATTTGTTTTATATCGAAGATGATTTAAGAGAAAGAATCATTTTTGAGAAAGACAAATACTTTGTAAACAATACTAAGATTTCATTTTCGAAAGAAGAAATTTTACAACTATTAGAAAATAATCCGGAGAAATTTAGTCCAAATGTGATTATGCGTCCGTTGTATCAGGAAATTATTTTACCAAATTTATGTTACATTGGCGGAGGCGGAGAAATTGCTTATTGGTTAGAATTAAAATCTTTCTTTGATGCCGTAAAAATCACTTTTCCGATGCTTTTGGTTCGTAATTCTGTTTTATTAAACACTGAAAAACAAGCAAAAAAGGCAGACAAATTAGGTTTAAGCTGGGCAGATTTATTCACAAAACCTGCTGATTTAATAAATACAGTCACTCGTAAATTATCAGCTTTTCTTATTGATTTAACGCCTCAAAAAGAAACATTGGAAAAACAATTTGAATATCTTTACGAACTGGCACAACAAACTGATAAATCATTTACCGGAGCTGTAAAAGCGCAAGAGGTAAAACAAAAGAAAGGTTTGGAAAATCTGGAAAAACGTTTATTAAAAGCACAAAAACGAAAACTGGATAATGAATTACAACGTGTCGCAGATTTACAATTCGAGTTATTTCCGAACCAAAGTCTGCAGGAACGTCAAGCTAATTTTTCTGAATTTTATCTGGAGAAAGGCGAACAATTGATTCCGCTTTTAATTCAAAAATTAAAACCATTAGAAACAAATTTTAATATCATAACAATATAA
- a CDS encoding nucleoside-diphosphate kinase: protein MATNRTFTMIKPDAVQNGHIGNILAMITNGGFKIVSLKLTQLTVADAQAFYAVHSARPFYGELVEFMSRGPIVAAILEKDNAVEDFRTLIGATNPAEAAEGTIRKAYATSIGENAVHGSDSDENAAIEGAFHFAGREQF from the coding sequence ATGGCAACAAATAGAACTTTTACAATGATTAAGCCAGATGCAGTTCAAAACGGACACATCGGTAATATCTTAGCAATGATTACTAATGGAGGTTTCAAAATCGTTTCATTAAAATTAACTCAATTAACTGTAGCTGATGCTCAAGCATTTTACGCAGTTCACTCTGCAAGACCTTTCTACGGAGAATTAGTTGAATTCATGTCTCGTGGACCAATTGTTGCTGCAATTTTAGAAAAAGACAACGCAGTAGAAGATTTCAGAACTTTAATTGGAGCTACAAATCCAGCTGAAGCTGCTGAAGGAACTATTCGTAAAGCATACGCAACTTCTATTGGAGAAAATGCAGTTCACGGTTCTGATAGCGACGAAAACGCTGCAATCGAAGGTGCATTCCACTTTGCTGGAAGAGAGCAATTCTAA